A single window of Syntrophotalea acetylenica DNA harbors:
- the cbiE gene encoding precorrin-6y C5,15-methyltransferase (decarboxylating) subunit CbiE has translation MKKIYVIGAGVEGQEGFSRRALDIIGQAHVLFGRARLLSLFPDFPGEKIDIDQDFSEVVNRLKTCEGPAVVLASGDPLFFGIGRQLLRNFREDELEFVPNVSSVQYAFAKLGLPWDDAVFLSCKGHEPEDVADRIIASDKVALLTDARNTPAVIAREMLERGHEGYAAYLCENLGTPQERIVRTDVAGLPAEPAAPLNVLVLVKQYEALAEASRPVLGIADEAFSAIKKQITREEVRAVTLAKLRLCQDMVLWDIGAGSGSVSIEADRLMPDGRVYAIEQNEQYQRFIRENLRKFHSRHVTVVEGEAPGCLERLPDPDRVFIGGSGGSLWAILSVVDQRLAAGGRIVVNAITLDTLAAASEFLENAGYRVEVTSVNIARTRPATDYKMFEAFNPVFVLVADKE, from the coding sequence ATGAAAAAAATTTATGTCATCGGTGCCGGAGTTGAAGGGCAGGAGGGTTTCAGTCGCCGCGCTCTGGACATTATTGGACAGGCCCATGTTCTGTTTGGCCGCGCAAGACTGCTGTCGCTGTTCCCGGACTTTCCCGGCGAAAAGATCGATATCGATCAGGATTTTTCCGAAGTAGTCAATCGCCTCAAGACCTGCGAGGGGCCCGCAGTGGTGCTGGCATCGGGCGACCCGCTGTTTTTTGGTATCGGCCGGCAATTGCTGCGCAATTTTCGGGAAGATGAGTTGGAATTCGTGCCCAATGTCAGTTCCGTTCAGTATGCGTTTGCTAAACTAGGCTTGCCATGGGACGATGCGGTTTTTCTTTCCTGCAAGGGACATGAGCCCGAGGATGTGGCAGACCGCATTATTGCCAGTGACAAGGTTGCGCTTTTGACCGATGCCCGGAATACTCCCGCCGTTATCGCCCGTGAAATGCTGGAGCGGGGGCACGAAGGGTATGCCGCTTATCTTTGCGAAAACCTCGGCACCCCACAAGAACGTATCGTGCGCACCGATGTGGCCGGATTGCCGGCCGAGCCGGCCGCGCCTCTCAATGTGCTGGTGCTGGTAAAGCAATACGAAGCCCTCGCCGAAGCATCGCGGCCGGTGCTGGGCATTGCCGACGAAGCTTTCAGCGCCATCAAAAAGCAGATCACCCGGGAAGAGGTGCGGGCGGTAACCCTGGCCAAGCTGAGGCTTTGCCAGGATATGGTGTTGTGGGATATTGGCGCAGGTTCGGGTTCCGTAAGCATCGAGGCCGATCGCCTGATGCCTGATGGCAGAGTGTACGCCATTGAACAGAATGAACAGTATCAGCGGTTCATCCGGGAGAACCTGCGCAAATTTCATTCCCGGCATGTTACCGTTGTGGAAGGGGAAGCGCCTGGCTGCCTCGAACGGTTGCCGGATCCGGACCGCGTTTTCATTGGGGGATCGGGCGGCAGTCTGTGGGCGATCCTGAGCGTGGTGGATCAGCGCCTGGCGGCCGGCGGCCGGATCGTGGTGAACGCTATTACCCTGGACACCCTTGCTGCCGCCAGCGAGTTTCTGGAAAATGCCGGATACCGGGTCGAGGTGACCAGCGTCAACATTGCGCGCACTCGCCCGGCAACCGATTACAAGATGTTCGAGGCGTTCAACCCCGTGTTTGTTTTGGTGGCCGATAAGGAATAA